The DNA sequence TTCCAGCTTCACAGACTTCATAAAGACCTGCAGGAGGACGTGAGGACATGGGAGATTGGCCACCGAGCTGCTAACGTGGTCTAGAAGGCCAAGCCGACCCACCCACACTCTCCAAGTGCTCCCTGATGGCCATGCCCATGGCCCCTCCCCCTACACGAAGGCCCCGCCCTGCGTACCCTGGCAGTGGGAGCGCTGCTGCGGGCCTTGGCCAACAAGCGACGGGCGCGCTCGTACTCGTTGTTCTCCGACTCCAGCTTCACGGCCGCCAGCCAGATTTCCTCGCTGTTGGGGTTCGCCTGAGGCGGTGAGGGAACGTCGTTAACGAGCCGCCAATAACAGGCGCAGTGTCTCACACGCCAGACGCATGCCTGCAAATGCAATGCCCCACCTGGAAGGCCAGCGCCAGGATGCTGCGGGCGGCGGGCACGTCACCCGCCAGCCACTTGGACTTGGCTCCCATCAGCCACAGCACCTCGGCCTTGGGGCAGTGGGCCACCGCTCTCTGCAGCAGGGCCTCCAGGGACTCACTGCGAGGTCAAGGAGAGGAGGAGGGTGAGAGGGGAAGGAACCATCTCATGGCAATGATGAGGCTCACTGCGGAGCAGAACTGGTTATTGGGGCGGCTTACCGCGTGCCATGGTTCTTCTCGAAGTACGCGGCTCTCAACCACACGCTCTTCTTGCTGGGGAACTGCTGCAAGGCGTGGGCATAAATGGCCCTGGCACACTCCAGTGCGCCGTGAGCTACGCACTGCAAAAAGGCACACATGGGACGTCAGCGCCTTGCCTACGCACCAAGAACATGGCGAGGGAACCTGACACAGGAACTCAACGCTGTCCGCAGGACAAATCTCTGATCAGTGTCAGTAAGCAGCTTGCAGCAGTATTTCCTTCACTGCGGCACGGGCAGTGATAGCCCTCCCTGCCAAACTAGGGCCTTACACTCTCTGCATCCTCCATCCACGTGTGCTTGCAGTCTTCCTCCTCGATCCCGATGCCGATGACCGCCCGGATCACTGCCTGGCAGGTGGCCACACTGCCCGCTTTGTCACACTCCTCGGCATCCTGGGGGGATGGAGGCAGTAAGTGAGCTGCACCAGGAGGGGGCACTGCGGTGCGCAGGGAGAAACTAATAGGTCTGACAGAGCCGTATAAGGGAGAAGCGTAAATAGGGCTGGTAAAGGAAGACGACGGCTAAGTAAGAATGCAAGCAGAGGACACTAAGAGAATGAGGAGCCTACATGCAGCTGGAGAAGGGGCtaaggagaagaggagggaacGAGAcagagggggcgtggccacaccTGAATCCACTGCTCGCGGTTGATCTCGACCCCGTTGGCACGCAGAGAGGTGATGGCTCTGTCGATGATCTTCTCCACCATCTGCGTGTTACCGTTGGCCTCCTCCAGCTTGGCGGCCGTGATCCAGATGTGCCGGTCAGTGGGGATGTTCTCGCGGGCCTTGTTCAGTACTCGACGGGCGTTCTCGTACGTCTCCAGCCGGGCCAGGGCCAGCCACAGCTGTTGGCAGGAGATACGGCCACAACCCGGTCAGGCTGTCCGACTTTTCACGCAAAACCTGATGGCCGCTCACAGACAGTTCGGCTCCAAGTTCCTCTGCAGGTGCGAGAGTGTCGGAGTGCAACACTGCATGCCTTCTCACCTCCACGCTGGTAGGGCAACACTCCACAGCCCTGCTCAGCATAATCCTGGCATCCTCCGGTTCTTCCAGCTCCACAGCCGTCTTCCATAGACGCACAGACTTTGACACGTTCTCCAGAGCTGGACGCACAGCAGTATTTTAGTATGCAAATCATTTCTATAATGCCGGCAATGATTCTTGGAATAGGAAAGTACATTTGTCCATTTCTCAGACCAGACAAATGCTACCGCGTACCTTTTCTGAGCACGCGCTTCTTAGCGCGCACATCAGTCTCCAGCTCGGCGGCGCGGATGTAGATGCGCACTGACTGCGGGAGGTGACGCACTGCCTGGGCCACCACCGCTTTGGCCGTgtctcctggctgcagcctAGCGGCCTCTAGCCACACGTCCTCACTCTGCAACATGAGCACAGCACTCTGCACGTTAGCAAGCCGGTATCACCTCCCTCAGTCAACAGGAGAATGCTAGCAGACTAGCCATTACCTTGCATAATCCTGCAACAGAGCAACAGTATGCTAGCAGCTTTCCATTGCTCAAAGCTTGCATTTGACTGACGATGAACTTCAGGCAATGGCACTAACCTCAGCAAAGGCCCGGCAGGGACACTCACCTTGGGGCACATCTCCGTGCCTTTCATGATGAGATTCCTAGCCACCTGTAGCTTGCCTGTCACCTCCTCCAAGCGGGCTGAGGCGATCCAGGCAGGGGGGTGGTGAGGGTTCGTCTCCCTCACGGACTTCAGCAGAAGTCGCGCCTTCTTGATGTCACTGGTACACACAGAGTATTCACCACATTTTAGTTTTATTGCAGTCTAGgtgcagcacagcacagcacagcagtcACCGGGTAAGAGGGTCTGAAAGATAGTGATGACCACCCATCCAAAGGTCTAGGGGATCACACACAAAAACATCGTGCCTCACACCTGATGTCGCCGCCATAAGTAGGAATCATGGAGTTGAGGTCCGTCAGGTATCCCTTGGGGTCCACCACCGTCTGCCCGCTCACAGAATCAGACACCTGACCAGCAGAGAGACGTGGAGCTTCGCATCAGAAGGTTACTTGTAAACGCACAAGAAATACTGTCCCTATTAGTGCTTGGCAATATGATGATAATTTATAGTGACCGGGTGCAGCAGTATCCACAATGAGCGTTATCGCCAGAATTGCAACGTGGCAGAACTTAAGACTATGGCTTGGATTATGTGATGTGGACCAATCTACTGCAAAGATAACATTCGTACAACTTGTGGAAATGTATTAATACTTTGTTTACATTTGTTGAAAAACTGAGTTCTAAATTGCAGTTATTGACCACAGTGATAAATGTTTATTTGTTCTCTACACTTTTGAAAGTTcagtattaaaaaaattaaaagcacttttgctTTACtgaattattttcttttatatgTACAGTATTTCACATACTGTAAAAATTAAGTGTCCATAATCGGAAACTATGGTTGTCAATCTGAAAACAAAATGCCAGCTTTCCTTCGCAATTACCAAAAACAAAGAGGAAGCACAGATCAGAGGAACACGCACCTGGCTCAGCCTCATGTCCATCAGGGTGTTCCTGGCCTGTCCGATCTTCCTCATGTCCAGGTCCCCAGTACCAGGGGTCATGAGGCCCGGTGTCATGCCCCCAGGGTAAGGCGTGTTCAGACCACCTGGGAAGGGTGTGTTAAGTCCGCCGAATTGCTGAAAGGAAAAGAAACGTTAATCAGATTCATAGCACCAACCAGATACACCATAAGACCGTAAGGTGCATATGTGACAACTGACCCCTTGCCGGGGGTCCACGGTTGTGTGATTATCGCCCGTCTGCAGGTGCTTGGAGAAGAAGCTGTCAGGCACTGGAGTGAGTTTCTCGTAGCGTGGGTTCCTTTGCCGCTTGTTGCGGGCATCGCCAACCTCAGGGATACTGAGCCACTCCTCTTCTGAGACCTCAGCCAGTTTTCTCTGCAAAGGAAGAAAAGAGGGCTATCCAATCACAGCTGAAGGAACTAGCACTATGGCCCCTTCCTATTGGTGGACAACAAGACCTATCAGAGCATCTGCAGCAACAAGCTAAACAGCAAACGGAACTAGAAGAACAATTACATCCAAATATCCCATCTGACCATCAGCCCCCACCAGTGAGGCCGGCACACACACCTTGAGATCGGAAAACTGCTGCTGAATTTTGGGGCGCTCCATACGGTACTtctcaatctcctccttttCCCGCTGTTCCCTGGGGTTAAGAATAAGAGAAGCCATTGAGGGTGCCAGGCCACCATCACGGACGGAGACGGCTCAATGGCGCGCTTGACAATTTATACCTCCGCTCTTTGCGACGCTCGTCCATTCTCTTGTCCAGGGCCGCATAGATGGCATCGGcttcttcgtcatctttctcgTACGGGCCGCTGGAGAACAGACTGCCTGCATAGCCATTGAACTGCAGACAGGATACAGTAGCATGGATGAGTTTTTCCCTTATGGTTTCAGGATACTGTCCTCGCGGATAATAGCGATGTTAGCTTCTTCCCCGCACTTCTACTCGTGGCGTTAGGGCGGCGTTAAACCGCACAGTACCTCATCATAATTGGTGTCGTTGAGATCTTCGTCGTCATCGTCAGCCTGGTTTTTTTTCATCTGGTCACCGACCGTCCTCTTCCCCGGTGGCGCATGTCGATCATCCACTGGGTCGTTGGCATCACGAGCGGGACCGATATCGGACCGAGTTGTGAAACCGGTGGCCCTGGAAATAGCAGCAAAGTTTATAAGTTTACTTAGACTCTTTCCTGGCGTTACGAATAAAACAATAactaataaaaacacacagcttTAAATCTCAAGAAATTCTTCACATTTTGTgacaaaatgagtaaccttTTACAATTATTGCAAACTAAAAAACTACATCAAATATATGCAGACCactgcacaaataatgtagaagAGATCTGAatgatatatatctatatactaACACCGATCGCAAACAAACTACATGTGCTGCTACCGCAGTACGTGTTATCCGATCATGTGCAGCGGCCTACAAAAGCAATGTTTAAAACCAAAGATACGCGTAATTCGTGacgcatatatataaatatatataaacaacTTCTTCGTGCATGTAAATGTTGGTGCAACAC is a window from the Brienomyrus brachyistius isolate T26 chromosome 8, BBRACH_0.4, whole genome shotgun sequence genome containing:
- the prpf6 gene encoding pre-mRNA-processing factor 6 encodes the protein MASSSGKQGSKNAAKSGSGAGSGSSSSGGGSGGAMNSMSGSGGAVSLTGGLNKKKKPFLGMPAPLGYVPGLGRGATGFTTRSDIGPARDANDPVDDRHAPPGKRTVGDQMKKNQADDDDEDLNDTNYDEFNGYAGSLFSSGPYEKDDEEADAIYAALDKRMDERRKERREQREKEEIEKYRMERPKIQQQFSDLKRKLAEVSEEEWLSIPEVGDARNKRQRNPRYEKLTPVPDSFFSKHLQTGDNHTTVDPRQGQFGGLNTPFPGGLNTPYPGGMTPGLMTPGTGDLDMRKIGQARNTLMDMRLSQVSDSVSGQTVVDPKGYLTDLNSMIPTYGGDISDIKKARLLLKSVRETNPHHPPAWIASARLEEVTGKLQVARNLIMKGTEMCPKSEDVWLEAARLQPGDTAKAVVAQAVRHLPQSVRIYIRAAELETDVRAKKRVLRKALENVSKSVRLWKTAVELEEPEDARIMLSRAVECCPTSVELWLALARLETYENARRVLNKARENIPTDRHIWITAAKLEEANGNTQMVEKIIDRAITSLRANGVEINREQWIQDAEECDKAGSVATCQAVIRAVIGIGIEEEDCKHTWMEDAESCVAHGALECARAIYAHALQQFPSKKSVWLRAAYFEKNHGTRESLEALLQRAVAHCPKAEVLWLMGAKSKWLAGDVPAARSILALAFQANPNSEEIWLAAVKLESENNEYERARRLLAKARSSAPTARVFMKSVKLEWVLGNIEAAQELCTEALKHYEDFPKLWMMRGQIEEQSGNMDKAREAYNQGLKKCPHSMPLWLLLSRLEEKAGQLTRARAILEKSRLKNPQNPDLWLESVRLEYRAGLKNIANTLMAKALQECPSSGILWAEAVFLEARPQRKTKSVDALKKCEHDPHVLLAVAKLFWSERKITKAREWFQRTVKIEPDLGDAWALFYKFELQHGTEEQQEEVHKRCENAEPRHGELWCAESKHILNWQKKIGEILVLVAAKIKNTF